The following coding sequences lie in one Leptospira saintgironsiae genomic window:
- the pgsB gene encoding poly-gamma-glutamate synthase PgsB translates to MSEFLILFPLLLVLLGFGIAEYILHIYRRNKIPVRIHVNGTRGKSSVTRLIASGLKEGGFQVLAKTTGTIPRLILPDGSEKNIIRYGAPNILEQKFAIQEAAKQSANVIVLECMALVPFNQKVSEEKLIKATHTIITNVREDHLEIMGPEKKDVALALSGSIPESNILFTSEKEFFPFFQEICKRKNTEIVSTRLEKYSDLDYMQGFAYHEHPENVILALEVCESLGVNPTIAIRGMWSHSPDLGATFFAEYDLGIKKIGFANGFAANDPRSAASIWKNAGLQFPDYNYKVALVNCRKDRPERSEQMAKEILSWKRNPADLILIIGEETEVFKKTCSKLNLANPRLEDLKSLNVKEILGFLERSIPADSMIVGLGNIGGLGLELLKHLKQKEILKS, encoded by the coding sequence GTGTCCGAATTTCTCATACTATTTCCATTACTTCTGGTTTTATTAGGATTCGGAATTGCAGAATATATTCTTCATATTTACAGAAGAAATAAGATCCCAGTCCGCATCCATGTGAACGGCACTCGAGGAAAAAGTTCCGTTACAAGACTGATCGCATCCGGTTTGAAAGAAGGCGGATTTCAAGTCCTTGCTAAAACCACAGGAACTATTCCGAGACTCATATTGCCTGACGGTTCTGAAAAAAATATAATCAGATACGGCGCTCCCAATATTTTAGAGCAGAAGTTTGCGATCCAAGAGGCAGCTAAACAAAGCGCGAATGTAATCGTTTTAGAATGTATGGCTCTTGTTCCATTCAATCAAAAAGTTTCGGAAGAAAAATTGATCAAGGCTACACATACGATCATCACAAATGTAAGAGAAGATCATTTGGAAATTATGGGTCCAGAGAAGAAGGACGTGGCCTTAGCTCTAAGCGGCTCCATTCCGGAATCCAATATACTATTCACTTCCGAAAAAGAGTTTTTTCCATTCTTCCAAGAGATATGCAAAAGGAAAAATACAGAAATAGTTTCGACTCGTCTTGAAAAATATTCAGATCTGGACTATATGCAGGGTTTTGCATATCATGAACATCCTGAAAATGTGATATTAGCACTGGAAGTATGTGAATCTCTGGGAGTGAATCCTACGATTGCAATTCGAGGAATGTGGTCTCATTCTCCAGATCTGGGGGCAACATTTTTTGCAGAATATGATCTTGGTATAAAAAAGATCGGATTTGCAAATGGATTTGCTGCAAACGATCCAAGATCTGCTGCAAGTATATGGAAGAATGCAGGTCTACAATTTCCTGATTATAATTATAAAGTCGCTCTTGTGAATTGTAGAAAAGATAGACCTGAAAGATCGGAACAAATGGCTAAAGAAATCCTTTCCTGGAAGAGAAATCCTGCAGACTTGATTTTAATTATAGGAGAAGAAACGGAAGTATTCAAAAAGACCTGTTCTAAACTAAATTTGGCAAATCCTAGATTAGAAGATCTCAAATCTCTGAATGTGAAAGAAATTTTGGGATTTTTAGAAAGATCCATTCCTGCTGATTCGATGATCGTTGGGCTTGGAAATATAGGCGGATTAGGCTTAGAACTTCTGAAACATTTAAAACAAAAGGAAATTCTAAAAAGTTAA
- a CDS encoding alpha/beta hydrolase — MLQFGSDSKIATLPSGIRIAYRIFPGKSKVPLFCVHGLTGNLKNFEPLAQGLSKKGITVIVYDLRGRGNSDKPKEEYSARVHAQDLKELSSILGYSKISILSHSLGAWITLRFAEKFSSFLEKAVLIDGGGELSIKRKISNLLMIQGSLARLGRRIPSKEIYLQEAKKSPLLSAWNTNIQNFLLYELEPIGTLSASLMPGDTFYGPAICSIPPFVIDSELKNMGGAMRPSGIVARLFKDPKKFIKTIQENKVMPYSTLRCPVLVIRALKPNFKPGDELLPSTAIEKMKEKIQNLKVYELTDKNHYECVLLEDKERDQEIFKFLRS, encoded by the coding sequence ATGTTACAATTCGGTTCGGATTCCAAAATAGCAACTCTACCCTCCGGAATCCGAATCGCTTATCGGATTTTTCCAGGCAAATCAAAGGTTCCTCTTTTCTGTGTTCATGGATTAACAGGAAATCTAAAAAACTTCGAACCGCTCGCCCAAGGACTCTCTAAAAAAGGGATCACTGTAATTGTATACGACCTGCGCGGAAGAGGGAATTCGGACAAACCTAAAGAAGAATATTCCGCCAGAGTTCACGCACAAGACCTAAAAGAACTCTCCAGTATATTAGGATATTCTAAAATATCTATCCTTTCTCATTCGTTAGGAGCATGGATCACTCTTAGATTTGCGGAGAAGTTCTCAAGTTTCCTAGAAAAAGCCGTCCTAATAGATGGAGGCGGAGAACTTTCCATCAAACGTAAAATTTCTAATTTACTCATGATCCAAGGTTCTTTAGCTCGTTTGGGCAGAAGGATCCCTAGCAAAGAAATCTATTTGCAAGAAGCTAAAAAGTCCCCCCTACTTTCAGCCTGGAATACGAATATTCAAAATTTCTTATTATACGAACTGGAACCGATAGGAACACTTTCAGCATCTTTAATGCCTGGCGATACTTTTTACGGACCAGCAATTTGTTCCATTCCGCCATTTGTGATAGATTCAGAATTAAAAAATATGGGTGGAGCAATGAGACCTTCTGGGATCGTTGCGAGGCTTTTCAAAGATCCTAAAAAGTTTATCAAAACCATCCAAGAAAACAAAGTAATGCCCTATTCAACATTACGTTGTCCTGTGCTCGTAATCCGTGCTTTAAAACCGAATTTCAAACCTGGAGACGAACTTTTACCTTCTACTGCAATCGAGAAGATGAAAGAGAAAATCCAAAATCTGAAAGTTTATGAACTAACAGATAAAAATCATTATGAATGTGTATTATTAGAAGATAAAGAGAGAGACCAGGAAATATTCAAATTTTTGAGATCTTAA
- the pgsC gene encoding poly-gamma-glutamate biosynthesis protein PgsC: MDLLSISIGLGLGISLFFSEFFGIAGGLVVPGYFALQLQNPISILLTLSVSLCVFGLGRLISKFVILYGKRRTAILLLLGFVLDAIGNEWIFPGIFKDIIHFESEVKAVGHIIPGLIAVWMDRQGWLETLSSLLTASVIVRLILILFLGKELLP, encoded by the coding sequence ATGGATCTATTGAGTATTTCCATAGGTTTAGGACTTGGGATCAGCTTATTCTTTTCTGAATTTTTCGGGATTGCAGGTGGGCTTGTTGTTCCAGGCTATTTTGCATTACAGCTCCAGAATCCAATCAGTATTCTTCTGACTTTATCTGTAAGCCTATGTGTTTTCGGCTTAGGAAGACTTATTTCTAAATTTGTAATATTATACGGAAAAAGAAGAACTGCAATTTTACTTTTACTCGGATTTGTGCTGGATGCAATCGGTAACGAGTGGATATTTCCTGGCATTTTTAAGGATATCATACATTTTGAATCAGAAGTAAAGGCTGTGGGCCATATTATTCCAGGACTCATTGCAGTTTGGATGGATAGACAAGGTTGGTTAGAAACCTTGTCATCTTTACTTACTGCTTCTGTGATAGTTCGTTTGATCCTGATCTTATTTCTCGGAAAGGAGTTACTGCCTTGA
- a CDS encoding DUF445 domain-containing protein, with the protein MDLSFFSQNKELIGIIMMPFTYGFVGWFTNVVALKMTFYPLEFVGIPPYLGWQGIVPKKAQKLALKSVNIMTERLIKVEDFFSKVDPDQLETEFQPVLNDLIPSATHEIVHHINPILRKHLENGHGEEIVRAVQEKCAHTVKNIMTQVKENVSSVFNFRSLVLRKLTGPNVERIVNIFEEVGSKEFKFIEHCGWALGGALGIAQAFLWNYLPIWWTLPIQGIIVGYITNWVALTMIFRPLYEKRVGPIKYRGLFIARQEEVSKKYSNVFATQVLTARNVLEEILYKRAARTLVETIQAETESAATRLNLSGQLDAENRGEDSDFENTKKEVIRKVSDSLAGSSTKLETYMGRAMSIENNMFKRMKDLPPEEFEPILRSAFQEDEYVLILIGSVLGAIVGLVQGIYMIAV; encoded by the coding sequence ATGGATCTGTCCTTCTTCAGCCAAAACAAAGAATTGATCGGGATCATCATGATGCCCTTCACCTACGGATTCGTGGGTTGGTTTACCAACGTGGTGGCCCTAAAAATGACCTTCTACCCTTTGGAATTTGTAGGAATTCCTCCTTATTTAGGATGGCAAGGGATCGTTCCGAAGAAGGCCCAGAAATTGGCCCTAAAATCGGTGAATATTATGACCGAGAGGCTTATCAAAGTCGAAGACTTTTTCTCAAAAGTGGACCCGGACCAATTAGAGACTGAATTCCAACCTGTTCTAAATGATCTAATTCCTTCTGCCACTCATGAGATCGTTCATCATATCAATCCGATCCTGCGAAAACATTTAGAGAACGGTCATGGAGAAGAGATAGTAAGAGCTGTCCAAGAAAAATGTGCTCACACTGTGAAGAACATCATGACCCAGGTGAAAGAGAATGTATCCTCTGTTTTCAATTTCAGATCTCTGGTGCTTCGAAAACTCACAGGTCCGAATGTAGAAAGGATCGTAAACATATTTGAAGAAGTCGGTTCTAAAGAATTCAAATTTATTGAACATTGTGGCTGGGCACTCGGTGGCGCACTTGGTATTGCTCAGGCTTTCCTTTGGAATTATCTTCCTATCTGGTGGACTCTTCCAATCCAAGGGATCATCGTAGGATATATTACAAATTGGGTCGCACTCACAATGATCTTCCGCCCTCTTTATGAAAAAAGAGTAGGACCGATCAAATACAGAGGTTTATTCATCGCGAGACAAGAAGAAGTTTCTAAAAAATATTCAAATGTATTCGCAACCCAAGTTCTCACAGCAAGAAACGTTTTAGAAGAAATTTTATACAAAAGAGCCGCAAGAACTCTTGTAGAAACTATCCAAGCTGAAACCGAATCAGCTGCTACTAGACTCAATTTATCTGGACAACTAGACGCGGAGAATCGAGGAGAAGATTCTGATTTCGAAAATACCAAAAAAGAAGTAATCCGCAAGGTAAGCGATTCCTTGGCAGGAAGTTCTACCAAACTCGAAACTTATATGGGAAGAGCAATGAGCATAGAAAATAATATGTTCAAACGTATGAAGGATCTCCCACCTGAAGAATTCGAACCGATCTTAAGATCAGCCTTCCAAGAAGATGAGTATGTTCTTATTCTGATCGGTTCCGTTTTAGGAGCAATCGTAGGTCTTGTACAAGGGATCTACATGATCGCGGTGTAA
- a CDS encoding PAS domain-containing sensor histidine kinase, which yields MNNENNLLTTTTSSSQYRTLFEHQPLAAFLVEADGTIALVNQKFEDISGRKKSEIQGRMKWSQFAHPDDTESLSDAFMDRFRNEVPKVFSARTRLLSANGYKKVYVRANRIPTEEGRVLVQLQELDEEGLLKDYSLEDSDYRWRSFLMEGMDFVVIMDLNGNVLFINKTFTGVPADEIQGKNFFEVLKTSDALKLQAVISRVSNTGKPEAFEEWSSFTGKRSHYYIRISPVTKQGEISAILLAISDTTQQKESDSDRLRRMESQRHRQKLEALGTLAAGVAHEINNPLTGILNYAELVRTQVEENESLSKNMEVIIRESERISGIVRSLLGFAHKEEGIKAHVSTGEILYSSIQLLLPFLVRDGIQIDGMDRLVDADSEIPLVIGEPQKLKQVFLNLITNARDSLNEKYPFETDRKRIMVSQSIFQRGDTRFVRITVKDWGLGIGDENLNRIFDPFFTTKPTTVGTGLGLSVSYEIVREMGGDIEVESSEEEYATFHVMIPASEKIS from the coding sequence TTGAATAATGAAAATAACTTATTAACTACAACAACATCCTCTTCTCAATATCGTACTCTATTCGAGCATCAACCTCTAGCTGCTTTTTTGGTAGAAGCAGATGGAACAATTGCACTGGTAAACCAGAAGTTCGAGGACATCTCCGGACGTAAAAAGTCAGAGATCCAAGGTAGAATGAAATGGTCTCAATTTGCACATCCAGATGATACAGAAAGTCTGAGTGATGCATTCATGGATCGATTCAGAAATGAAGTCCCAAAAGTGTTTTCTGCAAGAACAAGACTACTTTCTGCAAACGGATACAAAAAAGTATATGTAAGAGCAAACCGTATTCCAACGGAAGAAGGTAGAGTGCTCGTCCAATTGCAAGAATTAGATGAAGAAGGTCTGCTAAAAGATTATTCTTTAGAAGATTCAGATTATCGCTGGCGTTCCTTTTTAATGGAAGGAATGGATTTTGTGGTCATTATGGACCTGAATGGGAATGTATTATTCATTAATAAAACATTCACTGGAGTTCCTGCAGATGAGATCCAAGGTAAAAACTTTTTCGAAGTATTAAAAACCTCTGATGCATTAAAATTACAAGCAGTCATTTCGAGAGTATCGAACACTGGAAAGCCGGAAGCATTCGAAGAATGGAGTAGCTTCACAGGTAAAAGAAGTCATTATTATATCAGAATTTCTCCTGTGACTAAACAAGGAGAGATAAGCGCAATCTTACTTGCGATCTCTGATACAACCCAACAGAAAGAATCTGATTCGGATCGTTTGAGAAGAATGGAGTCCCAAAGGCATCGCCAAAAATTGGAGGCGCTTGGGACATTGGCCGCGGGCGTTGCTCATGAGATCAATAATCCGCTTACTGGTATTTTAAATTACGCAGAACTTGTTCGCACCCAAGTAGAAGAGAACGAATCTCTTTCTAAAAATATGGAAGTTATTATACGCGAAAGTGAAAGAATTTCGGGTATCGTAAGAAGTCTATTAGGTTTTGCTCATAAAGAAGAAGGTATCAAGGCCCACGTTTCTACCGGAGAAATTTTATATTCTTCTATCCAACTTCTTTTACCATTTCTTGTACGAGACGGGATACAGATAGATGGAATGGACAGATTGGTGGATGCAGATTCTGAGATCCCACTTGTGATCGGTGAACCACAAAAACTAAAACAGGTTTTTCTAAATTTGATCACTAATGCAAGGGATTCGCTCAACGAAAAATATCCTTTCGAGACTGACCGTAAGAGGATTATGGTTTCTCAGTCGATCTTCCAGAGAGGGGATACTCGTTTCGTTCGGATCACTGTCAAAGACTGGGGACTTGGAATAGGTGATGAGAATTTGAATCGGATTTTTGATCCTTTCTTCACCACAAAACCAACCACGGTCGGAACCGGGCTTGGGCTTTCAGTTAGCTATGAGATCGTCCGGGAAATGGGCGGCGACATAGAGGTAGAAAGCTCCGAAGAAGAATACGCCACATTTCATGTCATGATCCCAGCTTCGGAAAAGATTTCTTGA
- a CDS encoding cyclic nucleotide-binding domain-containing protein, with amino-acid sequence MQHTTEEILHQIYLFSSFSMDELAKIAEKTKYKVLEQGDAVYQEGNDAKAFYVVMYGTLKILTSTEKGDDVSVTTIATGDHFGEFPFLDQGKRAGTVEAMERCELLEIPFEHLQHILDSDKELALKFYKGITTYLVKRMRLLTHDLAYARELKKRYS; translated from the coding sequence ATGCAACACACTACAGAAGAAATCCTACACCAGATTTATTTATTTTCCAGCTTCTCTATGGATGAATTAGCCAAAATAGCGGAGAAGACAAAATACAAGGTCCTTGAACAAGGGGACGCGGTTTACCAAGAAGGGAACGATGCAAAAGCCTTCTATGTGGTAATGTACGGAACTCTGAAAATTTTAACCTCTACCGAAAAAGGGGACGATGTAAGCGTAACCACGATTGCAACAGGCGATCATTTCGGAGAATTCCCATTTTTGGATCAAGGGAAAAGAGCTGGAACAGTAGAAGCAATGGAACGTTGCGAACTTTTGGAAATTCCGTTCGAACATCTGCAACATATTCTGGATTCGGATAAGGAACTCGCTCTTAAGTTTTATAAAGGGATCACCACTTATTTGGTGAAAAGAATGAGACTTTTGACTCATGACTTAGCTTACGCTAGAGAATTAAAAAAACGTTATTCGTGA
- the pgsW gene encoding poly-gamma-glutamate system protein, with protein sequence MYWKSSNKSVLYYLILAVFSIFGMYSVEYFRSENMQEYYSEKIEAAKLTARAFGEIKNYKESKGKKIDLNFDPTNSGLIGEFFTPVTSNLGFLRAKQSSINPNFGALVLEYLIQAGVRKGDTVAVSLSGSFPALNIAVYSAAKILDLNLVIISSLTSSQWGANDPEFLWPDMEKELYIRKIFPYKSLAYSWGGIEDQAFGISKEGSKSLQFSASKNSLPILHSKNYSESLEERLGLYSAILPLSEYKAYINVGGGTVSVGTKKNAGEFSPGLNLKHPVAHDGRDSVMRRFANLRIPIIHLVRIEELATQNGFTIQPKKLPEIGEGRIFVRSEYDLRLAAAVLVGILVLLYVFFKRDSFIEEDRDESL encoded by the coding sequence ATGTATTGGAAATCTTCCAACAAATCTGTACTCTATTATCTCATTTTGGCGGTATTTTCCATTTTTGGAATGTATTCAGTGGAATATTTTCGTTCTGAAAATATGCAAGAGTATTATTCAGAAAAAATAGAAGCAGCAAAACTCACTGCGAGAGCCTTCGGAGAAATTAAAAATTATAAAGAATCTAAAGGAAAAAAAATAGATCTAAATTTTGATCCAACGAATTCAGGACTCATTGGTGAATTTTTTACACCTGTTACAAGCAATTTAGGTTTTCTTAGAGCAAAACAAAGTTCTATCAATCCAAATTTTGGAGCCTTAGTTCTAGAATATTTGATCCAAGCGGGAGTTCGGAAAGGAGATACAGTTGCAGTTTCTCTTTCTGGATCTTTTCCTGCTTTGAATATTGCTGTTTATTCGGCGGCTAAAATTTTGGATTTGAATCTTGTGATCATCTCCAGTTTGACTTCCTCCCAATGGGGTGCGAATGATCCAGAATTTTTATGGCCGGATATGGAGAAGGAACTCTATATCCGAAAAATTTTTCCTTATAAGTCCTTGGCATATAGTTGGGGAGGAATAGAAGACCAAGCATTTGGTATATCTAAAGAAGGGTCGAAGAGCCTACAATTTTCCGCCTCCAAAAATTCACTTCCAATATTACATTCTAAAAATTACTCAGAAAGCCTGGAAGAGCGATTAGGTTTGTATTCCGCCATACTTCCTCTCTCCGAATACAAAGCTTATATTAATGTGGGTGGTGGAACTGTTTCTGTAGGAACTAAGAAGAATGCAGGCGAATTTTCGCCAGGTTTAAATCTAAAACATCCGGTTGCACATGATGGAAGAGATTCAGTCATGAGACGTTTTGCAAATTTAAGAATTCCAATCATTCATTTGGTTAGAATAGAAGAACTTGCTACCCAAAACGGATTTACGATCCAACCTAAAAAACTTCCCGAAATTGGAGAAGGTAGGATATTCGTACGATCAGAATATGATCTTCGTTTAGCTGCCGCAGTATTAGTTGGTATTTTAGTTTTGTTATATGTATTTTTTAAAAGAGATTCTTTTATAGAAGAAGATAGAGACGAATCTCTTTAA
- a CDS encoding PAS domain S-box protein — MKSSFFPYWCILMDPSGLIIETNLPLDSWRQNPLSYFLHGTETIQGENGSAVLSWQPGKSPLSFPGSTGLLASWSLTHGMFWIKMEPMEEGSASLLENSFWKEFLSSDRPFRQIFETNQAIKWILDPDSGDILYANQSASQFYGYSQEELLQMKITDINIFTKEQIFEEMRQAAIEARQYFRFRHKLKSGEIREMEVYSGPLQFGGKRVLFSILYDVTERVMAISSLEESERRYRSLVESASDSIIITNFETKILEVNRRMSELLEYTKEELQKFSLKDILDEESYADAIHRIPSLEIGKPVILNRKFKAKSGKIIEAEVNAVRIDESRYMGIVRDVTERNFMTRTLEKSLKEKEAMLQEIHHRVKNNLQVISSLLGLQYENTEDPNLKRILQECENRVKSMGFVHAELYRSENFAAVDLENYFTTVSSNLIRAYGGLPRIQLQLDLSSLEVSIERAIPLGLILNELLTNSLKYAFPEDRSGKIQVKIFREEQNIVFAYSDDGVGFRKENQNGSGTIGIQLIEILSRQLKANSEFTSENGVVFRLRIPDRNPGK; from the coding sequence ATGAAATCCTCCTTCTTTCCATACTGGTGTATTCTAATGGATCCTTCCGGATTGATCATTGAGACCAATCTTCCTTTGGATTCCTGGAGACAAAATCCTCTCTCCTATTTTTTACATGGAACAGAGACGATCCAAGGGGAGAATGGAAGTGCCGTTCTATCTTGGCAGCCTGGAAAAAGCCCTCTCTCATTCCCAGGAAGTACAGGACTACTAGCAAGTTGGTCTCTTACTCATGGGATGTTTTGGATCAAGATGGAACCAATGGAAGAAGGTTCCGCTTCTCTTCTTGAAAATTCTTTTTGGAAAGAATTTCTATCCAGCGACAGACCATTCCGACAAATTTTTGAGACCAACCAAGCAATCAAATGGATCTTAGATCCTGACTCCGGAGATATTTTATACGCAAATCAGTCTGCAAGCCAATTCTACGGTTATAGCCAAGAAGAGCTTTTGCAGATGAAGATCACTGATATAAACATTTTTACGAAAGAACAAATTTTCGAAGAGATGAGGCAAGCTGCAATAGAAGCCAGACAATATTTCAGATTCAGACATAAATTAAAAAGTGGAGAGATCCGCGAGATGGAAGTTTATAGCGGACCTTTACAGTTCGGAGGTAAAAGGGTACTATTCTCCATTTTATACGATGTCACGGAAAGAGTGATGGCGATATCTTCTTTAGAAGAAAGTGAAAGAAGATATCGATCCTTAGTAGAAAGTGCATCTGATTCAATTATCATTACAAATTTTGAAACTAAAATTTTGGAAGTGAATAGAAGAATGTCCGAACTTTTAGAATATACCAAAGAAGAACTTCAAAAATTCTCCTTAAAAGATATTCTGGACGAAGAAAGTTATGCGGATGCAATTCATAGAATTCCTTCATTAGAAATTGGTAAACCTGTAATCTTAAACAGAAAATTCAAGGCCAAATCAGGTAAAATTATAGAAGCAGAGGTAAACGCAGTCCGTATAGATGAATCACGTTATATGGGGATCGTGAGGGATGTCACCGAAAGGAATTTTATGACTAGAACCTTGGAAAAGTCTTTAAAGGAAAAAGAGGCTATGCTCCAAGAAATTCACCATAGAGTCAAAAATAACCTGCAAGTGATCTCAAGCCTTCTTGGCCTACAATATGAGAATACGGAAGATCCAAACCTAAAACGTATCCTGCAAGAATGTGAGAATCGGGTTAAGTCTATGGGATTTGTTCATGCTGAATTATATAGGTCTGAAAATTTTGCAGCGGTAGACTTAGAGAATTATTTTACAACAGTTTCTTCTAACCTGATCAGAGCTTATGGAGGACTTCCTCGTATCCAACTCCAATTGGATCTGAGTTCTCTGGAAGTTAGCATAGAAAGAGCGATCCCTCTCGGTCTGATCTTAAATGAACTTCTCACCAACTCCTTAAAATACGCTTTTCCGGAAGATCGTTCCGGAAAAATACAAGTTAAGATCTTTAGAGAAGAACAGAATATCGTCTTCGCATACTCAGACGACGGGGTAGGTTTTAGAAAAGAAAATCAGAATGGCTCTGGAACTATAGGTATCCAGCTGATTGAGATCTTATCCAGGCAGTTAAAGGCAAACTCTGAATTTACTTCGGAAAATGGAGTTGTTTTTCGTCTTAGAATTCCGGACCGAAACCCAGGAAAGTAG
- a CDS encoding SpoIIE family protein phosphatase: MSEAEEKTSGTRAPFQSASRKDVIRILERITDAFLSLDKELRILYANFEAEKLLDIIRENLVGKRLPEILPQFNFTSLFPAMIESMHSGLPKDLEILDPKENIWYEVRIFPSIEDIAVYLRDVTARKEGEVKLKESEERLSELVRTSLDSILSVNESMEIVMMNPAAEKMLGYSSWEVNGKSLDLLFPSRRKKYISKVLYKIGENPDRGIFGPFRARRKNGTEPILEASVSKVNTSSGKGYTLILRDITDRISIQKKLRGTVEELKNVNRERLDLLQNLEAEVESRSQELSRFYRLMKEELNLAKRVQNSLLPPIDFSIPGVQTFVNYVPVMEVGGDWFDIFEFRPGVLRVILADATGHGVQAALVTMTIKGVYEPLKYLADSPLELIKGINTDYCRNFKNLQMYFSCFILDIDTIERKIRFASGGHPALLWKSRSGIKPLERTGSLLGLNSKMEYLEEEYDYSEGDSILMLTDGIFEEFDSEQNPFGEERIEKIYKESDLSGLELHSQIIKEMKAHLGEKEPQDDITLISLNLT, from the coding sequence ATGTCAGAAGCAGAGGAAAAAACTTCCGGAACCAGAGCACCATTCCAATCAGCTTCTAGAAAAGACGTAATTCGGATCTTAGAAAGAATTACCGATGCATTCTTGTCTTTAGACAAGGAACTTAGGATCTTATACGCAAACTTTGAGGCCGAAAAACTTCTGGATATTATCCGGGAAAATTTAGTTGGCAAAAGATTGCCAGAGATACTTCCCCAATTCAATTTTACTTCTTTATTCCCCGCGATGATAGAGTCCATGCATTCTGGACTTCCAAAAGATCTGGAGATTTTAGATCCAAAAGAGAATATTTGGTACGAGGTTCGTATCTTTCCTTCTATCGAAGATATAGCAGTTTATTTGCGCGATGTCACTGCCAGAAAAGAAGGAGAAGTAAAACTCAAAGAATCAGAAGAAAGACTTTCTGAACTTGTGAGAACTTCTTTGGATTCTATACTTTCTGTGAATGAATCCATGGAAATCGTAATGATGAATCCAGCGGCTGAAAAAATGTTAGGATATTCCTCTTGGGAAGTGAATGGAAAATCATTAGATTTATTATTCCCCTCAAGGCGTAAGAAATATATTTCTAAAGTATTATACAAAATAGGAGAAAATCCTGATAGAGGGATCTTCGGTCCTTTTAGAGCCAGACGAAAGAATGGAACTGAACCTATTTTAGAGGCCTCCGTTTCCAAGGTAAATACTTCTTCTGGAAAAGGATATACTCTAATTCTACGAGATATCACAGACAGAATTTCTATACAAAAGAAATTAAGAGGAACTGTAGAAGAACTTAAAAACGTAAATAGAGAGAGATTGGACCTCCTACAAAATCTGGAAGCAGAAGTAGAGTCTCGTTCCCAGGAACTTTCCAGATTCTATCGTTTAATGAAGGAAGAATTGAATCTCGCCAAAAGAGTGCAGAACAGTTTACTTCCTCCGATCGATTTTTCCATTCCAGGAGTTCAAACTTTCGTAAATTACGTTCCAGTAATGGAAGTAGGAGGGGACTGGTTCGATATATTCGAATTTCGTCCTGGAGTTCTTAGGGTGATCTTGGCGGATGCTACTGGCCATGGGGTCCAGGCGGCACTTGTTACTATGACGATCAAGGGAGTTTACGAACCTCTAAAATATTTGGCAGATTCTCCTTTGGAACTGATCAAAGGAATTAATACGGACTATTGTAGAAATTTCAAAAACCTACAAATGTATTTCTCCTGTTTTATTTTAGATATAGATACGATCGAAAGAAAGATACGATTTGCATCAGGGGGACATCCCGCACTTTTATGGAAATCCAGATCAGGGATAAAACCTTTGGAAAGAACGGGATCTCTTTTAGGTTTGAATTCTAAAATGGAATATCTGGAAGAAGAGTATGATTATTCTGAAGGAGATTCCATACTGATGTTAACGGATGGGATCTTTGAAGAATTCGATTCTGAGCAAAATCCATTCGGAGAAGAGAGGATCGAAAAAATTTATAAAGAGTCGGATTTAAGCGGACTGGAACTACATTCTCAGATCATAAAGGAAATGAAAGCTCACCTGGGAGAAAAAGAACCCCAGGACGATATTACACTGATTTCTCTGAACCTTACCTAA
- a CDS encoding FKBP-type peptidyl-prolyl cis-trans isomerase, with product MNLKRIHILTAILISAFVLSLGVFAQGNGLVIKDIKKGTGKEAFNGSNVTVHYTGWLTNGKKFDSSKDRGTPFRFDLGAGQVIRGWDKGVQGMKEGGIRKLTIPPELGYGSAGAGGSIPPNSTLIFEVELIKVY from the coding sequence ATGAATTTAAAAAGAATCCATATATTAACCGCAATTTTAATCTCAGCATTCGTTTTGAGCCTGGGTGTATTCGCTCAAGGCAACGGTCTTGTGATTAAAGACATCAAAAAGGGAACTGGAAAAGAGGCCTTCAATGGGTCTAACGTAACCGTTCATTATACCGGTTGGCTTACCAACGGAAAAAAATTCGATAGCTCCAAAGACAGAGGAACTCCGTTCCGTTTTGATTTGGGTGCTGGACAAGTGATCCGTGGTTGGGACAAAGGAGTCCAAGGTATGAAAGAAGGTGGGATCCGTAAATTGACAATCCCGCCTGAATTAGGCTACGGAAGTGCTGGAGCTGGCGGAAGTATTCCTCCTAATTCTACCCTTATTTTTGAAGTGGAATTGATCAAAGTTTACTGA